The DNA sequence ACTCTAAGTTGGTGACTCGTCTCATCAACCAGATCATGATTGATGGAAAGCGCGGCAAAGCTCAAACAATTCTTTACAAGGCGTTCGAGTTGGTTCAGGAAAGAAGTGACCAGAGCGCTATGGAAGTATTTGAGCAAGCTATGAAAAATGTAATGCCTGTATTGGAAGTCCGTGCACGCCGTGTCGGAGGTTCTAACTACCAGGTGCCAGTTGAAGTACGCCCTGAACGCCGTCAGGCTTTGGGACTTCGCTACATCGTAAACTATTCCCGTCTTCGCGGTGAAAAAACGATGGAAGAGCGCCTTGCCAATGAAATTCTTGATGCTTCAAACAACACAGGTGCTTCAGTTAAGAAACGTGAAGAATTGCATAAAATGGCTGAAGCCAACAAAGCATTCGCTCACTATCGCTGGTAATCTCTACTACAATTACTTAGTCACTAGGAGGAGAAGTATACATGGCAAGAGAGTTCTCCTTGGATAAGACACGCAATATCGGTATCATGGCGCATATTGACGCCGGAAAGACAACGACTACCGAGCGTATTCTTTTCTACACAGGACGTATTCACAAGATCGGTGAAACTCACGAAGGTGCTTCCCAGATGGACTGGATGGAGCAGGAGCAGGAACGTGGTATTACAATCACTTCCGCTGCGACAACAGCCCAGTGGAAAGGTCATCGAATCAACATCATTGATACACCAGGACACGTAGACTTCACAGTTGAAGTTGAACGTTCCCTGCGTGTACTTGATGGCGCGGTTACTGTACTTGATGCTCAGTCAGGTGTAGAACCACAGACAGAAACAGTATGGCGCCAGGCTACAACTTATGGCGTTCCACGTATCGTATTCATCAACAAGATGGATAAAATCGGTGCAGACTTCCTTTACTCTACAGGAACACTAAAAGACCGTCTTGGAGCTAATGCTCATCCGGTACAGCTTCCAATCGGAGCTGAGGACAACTTCGAAGGCATCATCGACTTGATCGAAATGGAAGCTCACTTCTATACTGATGACCTTGGAACAACAGATGAGTCTCGTGAAATTCCTGATGAATACAAGGACAAGGCTGAAGAGCTTCGTGCTGGACTAATCGAAGCAGTTTCAGAACTTGATGAAGAGCTTATGGAGAAATTCCTCGAAGGGGAAGAAATCTCCAACGAAGAATTGAAAGCTGCAGTCCGTAAAGCTACATTGGATGTAGAATTCTACCCAGTGTTCTGTGGTTCTGCTTTCAAAAACAAAGGTGTTCAGCTAATGTTGGACGGCGTACTTGATTATCTTCCAGCTCCAACAGATGTTGCTGCAATTGAAGGTACTATTCCAGGCACAGAAGAAAAGATTACACGCCCTGCAGGCGACAACGAGCCATTCTCTGCTCTTGCTTTTAAAGTAATGACAGATCCATTCGTTGGTAAGCTTACATTCTTCCGTGTGTACTCAGGTACACTTGAGTCTGGCTCTTACGTCAAGAACTCTGTAAAAGGCAAACGCGAACGCGTTGGTCGTATCCTTCAGATGCACGCAAACTCTCGTGAGGAAATCCCTGTCGTATACTCTGGTGAGATTGCAGCAGCAGTCGGCCTAAAAGATACTACAACAGGTGACACACTTTGTGATGAGAAGAATGAAGTAATCCTTGAGTCTATGGAGTTCCCTGAACCAGTTATTAGTGTTGCAATTGAACCTAAAACTAAAGCAGACCAAGACAAAATGGGTATTGCTCTTTCTAAGCTAGCTGAAGAAGATCCAACTTTCCGTACAGAAACAAATCCTGAAACAGGCCAGACAATCATCTCTGGTATGGGTGAACTTCACCTTGATATCATTGTTGACCGTCTAAGACGTGAATTCAAAGTGGAAGCAAACGTGGGCGCGCCACAGGTTGCTTACCGTGAGACATTCCGCACAGCTGCCGAAGTTGAAGGTAAATTTGTACGTCAGTCTGGTGGACGCGGTCAGTACGGTCACGTATGGGTCAAGTTCGAACCAAACGAAGAAGGCGCTGGCTTCGAATTCATCAACAACGTTGTTGGTGGTGTTGTTCCGCGTGAATACATCCCATCTGTTGGCGCTGGTATCGAAGAGTCAATGGCAAATGGTGTACTCGCAGGCTATCCGCTAATCGATATCAAAGCTTCATTGTTTGATGGAAGCTACCATGATGTCGACTCCAACGAAATGGCCTTCAAAGTTGCCGCTTCAATGGCTTTGAAAGCAGCTAAAGCTAAGTGTAACCCTGTTCTTCTTGAGCCAATGATGAGAGTAGAAATCGTCATTCCTGAAGAGTACATGGGAGACATCATGGGTGATGTAACTTCACGCCGTGGACGCGTTGAAGGTATGGAAGCTCGTGGTAATGCACAGCTAGTTAAAGGTTTCGTTCCACTTGCTGAAATGTTTGGTTACGCAACAGCTTTGCGTTCTAACACACAAGGTCGTGGTACTTACACTATGACATTCGATCACTATGAAGAAGTGCCGAAGAGCATTTCTGAAGAAATCATCTCCAAAAACGCTGGCAAATAATTGATTTTTGCAAGTGTGTAGGATATAACTTGTATTGAGATGTGGAAACGGATCCCGGGCCGCTTCTTCATCATGGTACAAACCCACTTTAAATTTGCTTATAAACCGAGGAGGATATACAAATGGCTAAAGAAAAATTTGACCGCTCGAAAGACCACGTTAACATTGGTACTATTGGACACGTTGACCATGGTAAAACAACTCTAACTGCTGCTATCACTACAGTTATGAACAAAAGAAACGGTTCTGGTGTAGCTATGGCTTACGACCAAATCGATGGTGCTCCTGAAGAAAAAGAACGTGGTATTACTATCTCTACTTCTCACGTAGAATATGAAACAGAAACTCGCCACTATGCACACGTTGACTGCCCTGGTCACGCTGACTATGTTAAAAACATGATCACTGGTGCTGCACAGATGGACGGAGCAATCCTTGTTGTATCTGCTGCTGATGGCCCAATGCCACAGACTCGTGAGCACATCCTTCTTTCTCGCAACGTAGGTGTGCCTGCAATCGTAGTATTCCTTAACAAAGTTGACATGGTTGACGATGAAGAGCTTCTTGAACTAGTTGAAATGGAAGTTCGTGATCTTCTTTCTGAATATGACTTCCCTGGCGATGATGTTCCAGTTGTTTCTGGTTCTGCTCTTAAAGCTCTTGAAGGCGATGCAGATTACGAAGAAAAAATCGTTGAACTTATGAACGAAGTTGATGCTTATATCCCAACTCCAGCTCGTGAAAACGATAAGCCATTCATGATGCCAGTTGAGGACGTATTCTCTATCACTGGACGTGGTACAGTAGCTACTGGTCGTGTTGAGCGCGGTGAAGTTCGTGTTGGTGATGAAGTTGAAATCATCGGTCTTAACGAAGAAGCTGGCAAAACAACTGTTACAGGTGTTGAGATGTTCCGTAAGCTTCTTGACTACGCACAAGCTGGTGACAACATCGGTGCATTGCTTCGCGGTGTAACTCGTGATGACATCAACCGTGGTCAGGTTTTGGCTAAGCCCGGTTCAATTACTCCACACACAAACTTCAAAGCTGAAGTTTATGTTTTGTCAAAAGAAGAAGGTGGACGTCATACTCCATTCTTCGCTAACTACCGTCCGCAGTTCTACTTCCGTACAACTGACGTAACTGGTGTTGTTCAGCTTCCAGAAGGAACTGAAATGGTAATGCCTGGCGATAACATTGAAATGGGCGTTGAGCTTATTTCTCCAATCGCGATCGAAGAAGGTACACGTTTCTCCATCCGTGAAGGTGGACGTACTGTTGGATCAGGCGTTGTAACTACAATCCAGAAGTAATTTCTAAACAATAAGCAGGTTTCCTTGCGTGACGACGTGAGGAAACCTGCTTTTTTATTTAATATAGGAGGCGTGAAATTCTACGGTGAGATAGAACCGTTATTAGAGAGAGAAGTAATGCCAAGTTTTGTAGATTACCCAATTCATAAAGGTGTAAACCTTTTTTGATTAAAAATGCCCGAAATCCCTTGCTTTATGGGCTCTGCGTCCGTATAATATGTAGATGTGCAATCAGTTTGTGTGTCTAAGAGAAAAAGGTTGCATTATCAGCATTTATTCTATATACTATGAATGTTGGTCATGAAGCGATGAAGTGGAAGGTTGTTGGCACACCCGGCCCCTTTGCCTTGGCGGGGTCGTCAAGAAATTTCCACGGAGAATGTCTATTAACAAATGGGCGAAGGAGGGAAAATGATGGCAAAAGATAAAATCCGTATCCGCTTGAAAGCATACGATCACCGTATTCTGGATCAGTCCTCGGAGAAAATTGTTACAACAGCGAAACGTTCTGGTGCTAATGTATCCGGTCCGATTCCACTGCCAACTGAGAAGAGTGTTTACACTATTCTTCGTGCAGTCCACAAGTACAAAGATTCTCGCGAACAGTTCGAAATGCGCACACATAAGCGCTTGATCGATATTATCGATCCGACACCACAAACAGTCGATTCGCTAATGCGTCTTGATCTGCCTTCTGGTGTTGACATCGAAATCAAACTATAATTTTTCTATTTAACAGGAGGTGTAACGGATGACGAAAGGAATCTTAGGTCGTAAAATCGGCATGACTCAGCTATTTGCCGAGACAGGCGAGTTGGTCCCTGTAACTGTAATCCAAGCTGAGCCAAACGTAGTTCTTCAAAAGAAAACTGCTGATACAGACGGCTATGAAGCAATCCAGATTGGCTTTGCTGACTTGAAGGAGTCTCGCTCCAACAAAGCACAGAAAGGTCACGCTGCAAAAGCTGAAACAGCCCCTAAGCGCTACGTTCGTGAAATCCGTGACGCTGATCTTGATAGCTATGAGCTTGGTCAAGAAGTCGGCGTTGATATTTTTGAAGCAGGAGACATCGTAGATGTAACTGGTACTTCAAAAGGTAAAGGATTCCAAGGTTCAATTAAGCGCCATAATCAATCACGCGGACCAATGTCTCACGGTTCACATTACCACCGTGCTCCAGGTTCAATGGGTCCAGTTGATCCAATGCGTGTATTCAAAGGCAAAAAACTTCCAGGTCACATGGGTTCCGTTCAGGTTACAATCCAGAACCTTGAAATTGTCAGCGTTGATGCTGAAAAGAACCTTATCCTTGTAAAAGGTAACGTACCTGGTGCGAAAAAATCTTATGTTAAGATTACGAGTGCGGTTAAAGCTAAATAATCTCGTACAGGAAGGGAGGAAATGTCATGCCTAAAGTAACAGTTTTCAAACAAGACGGATCTCAAACAGGGGATTTCGAATTGAATGAAGCAGTATTCGGCATCGAGCCAAATACACACGTATTGCACGAAGCAGTTCTTATGCAGCGCGCGTCCCGCAGACAGGGTACACACGCAGTAAAGAACCGTTCTGAAGTTCGCGGCGGAGGACGCAAGCCTTGGCGCCAAAAAGGAACTGGACGCGCTCGTCAAGGTTCCATTCGCTCACCACAGTGGGTTGGAGGCGGAGTTGTCTTCGGACCAACACCACGTAGCTACAGCTACAAGCTTCCTAAGAAAGTTCGTCGTTTGGCATTGCGCTCTGCATTGTCTTCTAAAGTACAGGAGAACAGTCTTGTAGTATTGGAAGGTCTTGCAATCGATGCTCCAAAGACAAAGGAAGTTGTTAAACTTCTAAGCGCTTTGAACGTAGAAAAGAAAGCTCTTATTGTTACAACTGAAAAAGACGAAAACGTTTTGCGTTCTGCAAACAACCTTCAGTCTGTTAAGGTTTTGACAGTAGAAGAAGTAAACGTACTTGATCTTCTAACGCATGACCAGTTGATCATTACTAAAGACGCCGCTGAAAAAGCAGGGGAGGTGTTCGCGTAATGAAAGAACCACGTGATATCATTAAGCGCCCCGTCATCACTGAGCAATCAGCTGACTTGATGGCTGACAAAAAATACACTTTTGAAGTGAGCCCGGAAGCAAACAAGACTGAAATCAAGTTTGCAATTGAGCACATCTTCGGTGTAAAGGTACAAAAAGTGAACACTTTGAACGTAAAAGGCAAATTCAAGAGAATGGGCCGCTACGGCGGATATCGCTCTGACCGCAAAAAAGCGATTGTCCAGCTAACTGAAGAAAGCAAAGAGCTCGACTTCTTCGAAAGCTGAGCCAACCAATACATGAAGGAGGGAAACAACGATGGCGATTAAAAAATTCAGACCTACATCGAATGGTCGACGCAATATGTCCGTTTTGGACTTCGCAGAGATCACAACCGATAAACCTGAAAAATCCCTACTTGCACCGCTTTCTAAGCGTGGCGGACGCAACAACCAGGGTAAACTGACAATGCGTCACCAAGGTGGCGGTCATAAGCGTCAGTATCGCATTATCGACTTCAAACGCGACAAAGATGGAATACCAGGACGCGTTGCTACAATTGAGTACGATCCAAACCGTACTTCAAATATTGCTCTAATCCACTATGCTGATGGTGAGAAGCGTTACATTCTTGCTCCTAAAGGCCTTAAAGTGGACATGAAAATTGTATCTGGACCGGAAGCTGACATCAAGGTCGGTAATGCTTTGCCACTTGCAAACATTCCAGTCGGTACAGTAATTCACAACATTGAACTTAAGCCTGGCCGCGGCGGACAGCTTGCTCGTTCTGCTGGTGCAGAAGCACAAATCCTTGGCCGTGAAGA is a window from the Aciduricibacillus chroicocephali genome containing:
- the rpsG gene encoding 30S ribosomal protein S7; amino-acid sequence: MPRKGPVTKRDVLPDPLYNSKLVTRLINQIMIDGKRGKAQTILYKAFELVQERSDQSAMEVFEQAMKNVMPVLEVRARRVGGSNYQVPVEVRPERRQALGLRYIVNYSRLRGEKTMEERLANEILDASNNTGASVKKREELHKMAEANKAFAHYRW
- the fusA gene encoding elongation factor G, which codes for MAREFSLDKTRNIGIMAHIDAGKTTTTERILFYTGRIHKIGETHEGASQMDWMEQEQERGITITSAATTAQWKGHRINIIDTPGHVDFTVEVERSLRVLDGAVTVLDAQSGVEPQTETVWRQATTYGVPRIVFINKMDKIGADFLYSTGTLKDRLGANAHPVQLPIGAEDNFEGIIDLIEMEAHFYTDDLGTTDESREIPDEYKDKAEELRAGLIEAVSELDEELMEKFLEGEEISNEELKAAVRKATLDVEFYPVFCGSAFKNKGVQLMLDGVLDYLPAPTDVAAIEGTIPGTEEKITRPAGDNEPFSALAFKVMTDPFVGKLTFFRVYSGTLESGSYVKNSVKGKRERVGRILQMHANSREEIPVVYSGEIAAAVGLKDTTTGDTLCDEKNEVILESMEFPEPVISVAIEPKTKADQDKMGIALSKLAEEDPTFRTETNPETGQTIISGMGELHLDIIVDRLRREFKVEANVGAPQVAYRETFRTAAEVEGKFVRQSGGRGQYGHVWVKFEPNEEGAGFEFINNVVGGVVPREYIPSVGAGIEESMANGVLAGYPLIDIKASLFDGSYHDVDSNEMAFKVAASMALKAAKAKCNPVLLEPMMRVEIVIPEEYMGDIMGDVTSRRGRVEGMEARGNAQLVKGFVPLAEMFGYATALRSNTQGRGTYTMTFDHYEEVPKSISEEIISKNAGK
- the tuf gene encoding elongation factor Tu; the protein is MAKEKFDRSKDHVNIGTIGHVDHGKTTLTAAITTVMNKRNGSGVAMAYDQIDGAPEEKERGITISTSHVEYETETRHYAHVDCPGHADYVKNMITGAAQMDGAILVVSAADGPMPQTREHILLSRNVGVPAIVVFLNKVDMVDDEELLELVEMEVRDLLSEYDFPGDDVPVVSGSALKALEGDADYEEKIVELMNEVDAYIPTPARENDKPFMMPVEDVFSITGRGTVATGRVERGEVRVGDEVEIIGLNEEAGKTTVTGVEMFRKLLDYAQAGDNIGALLRGVTRDDINRGQVLAKPGSITPHTNFKAEVYVLSKEEGGRHTPFFANYRPQFYFRTTDVTGVVQLPEGTEMVMPGDNIEMGVELISPIAIEEGTRFSIREGGRTVGSGVVTTIQK
- the rpsJ gene encoding 30S ribosomal protein S10 gives rise to the protein MAKDKIRIRLKAYDHRILDQSSEKIVTTAKRSGANVSGPIPLPTEKSVYTILRAVHKYKDSREQFEMRTHKRLIDIIDPTPQTVDSLMRLDLPSGVDIEIKL
- the rplC gene encoding 50S ribosomal protein L3 yields the protein MTKGILGRKIGMTQLFAETGELVPVTVIQAEPNVVLQKKTADTDGYEAIQIGFADLKESRSNKAQKGHAAKAETAPKRYVREIRDADLDSYELGQEVGVDIFEAGDIVDVTGTSKGKGFQGSIKRHNQSRGPMSHGSHYHRAPGSMGPVDPMRVFKGKKLPGHMGSVQVTIQNLEIVSVDAEKNLILVKGNVPGAKKSYVKITSAVKAK
- the rplD gene encoding 50S ribosomal protein L4, with the protein product MPKVTVFKQDGSQTGDFELNEAVFGIEPNTHVLHEAVLMQRASRRQGTHAVKNRSEVRGGGRKPWRQKGTGRARQGSIRSPQWVGGGVVFGPTPRSYSYKLPKKVRRLALRSALSSKVQENSLVVLEGLAIDAPKTKEVVKLLSALNVEKKALIVTTEKDENVLRSANNLQSVKVLTVEEVNVLDLLTHDQLIITKDAAEKAGEVFA
- the rplW gene encoding 50S ribosomal protein L23, with product MKEPRDIIKRPVITEQSADLMADKKYTFEVSPEANKTEIKFAIEHIFGVKVQKVNTLNVKGKFKRMGRYGGYRSDRKKAIVQLTEESKELDFFES
- the rplB gene encoding 50S ribosomal protein L2, with amino-acid sequence MAIKKFRPTSNGRRNMSVLDFAEITTDKPEKSLLAPLSKRGGRNNQGKLTMRHQGGGHKRQYRIIDFKRDKDGIPGRVATIEYDPNRTSNIALIHYADGEKRYILAPKGLKVDMKIVSGPEADIKVGNALPLANIPVGTVIHNIELKPGRGGQLARSAGAEAQILGREEKYTLVRLASGEVRLILSTCRATIGQVGNLEHELVRVGKAGRSRWLNKRPTVRGSVMNPNDHPHGGGEGRAPIGRKSPMSPWGKPTLGYKTRKRNKHSSKYIVRTRKK